The Archocentrus centrarchus isolate MPI-CPG fArcCen1 chromosome 18 unlocalized genomic scaffold, fArcCen1 scaffold_23_ctg1, whole genome shotgun sequence genome contains a region encoding:
- the brms1 gene encoding breast cancer metastasis-suppressor 1 isoform X1: MPAQPAMKEPEEEMEAEGESQLPEANGEVEEPREDEGMRGGGGQETMEESTEERDSDLEESEEEEEESSEMDDEDCERRRGECLDEMMDLEKQFQELKEKLFRERLNQVKVKLDEVLTGKAGEYREPLAALQNSMQIRTQVAGVYKELCLQVIKHKHECEVQGARQHLESERTLLFDAMKSELLEKIRRLEEDRQNIDLTSEWSDELRGKKCKRKNLLGQSEKKKKVALVSGPFIVYMLRDIDILEDWTAIKKAKAALSPLKKKVEKR; encoded by the exons ATGCCCGCCCAACCCGCCATGAAGGAGccggaggaggagatggaggcagaaggTGAGTCACAGCTTCCCGAGGCCAACGGCGAGGTGGAAGAACCCAGAGAGGATGAAGGAATGAGGGGTGGAGGAGGCCAGGAGACCATGGAGGAAAGTACAGAGGAGAGGGACAGTGACTTGGAAGAgagtgaagaggaagaagaggagagttcag AGATGGATGATGAAGATTgcgagaggaggagaggagaatgTTTAGATGAGATGATGGATCTGGAGAAACAGTTCCAGGAGCTGAAAGAGAA GTTGTTTCGGGAACGGCTAAACCAGGTGAAAGTAAAGCTGGACGAGGTGCTGACGGGGAAGGCTGGAGAATACAGAGAACCACTGGCTGCACTACAGAACAGCATGCAGATACGAACACAAGTGGCTG GAGTGTACAAGGAGCTGTGTCTGCAGGTCATCAAACACAAGCATGAATGTGAAGTACAAGGAGCGAGGCAGCACCTGGAG AGCGAGCGGACGCTGCTGTTTGACGCCATGAAAAGCGAGCTGCTGGAAAAGATCAGGAGGCTGGAGGAGGACAGGCAGAATATAGACCTCACCTCAG AGTGGAGCGATGAGCTGAGGGGCAAGAAATGTAAAAGAAAGAACCTGCTGGGTCAgtctgagaagaaaaagaaagtagcTCTGGTTTCAG GGCCTTTCATCGTCTACATGTTGAGAGACATCGACATCCTTGAAGACTGGACTGCGATCAAGAAG GCAAAAGCAGCGCTGTCGCCGCTAAAAAAGAAAGTTGAAA AGCGGTGA
- the brms1 gene encoding breast cancer metastasis-suppressor 1 isoform X2 — protein sequence MEAEGESQLPEANGEVEEPREDEGMRGGGGQETMEESTEERDSDLEESEEEEEESSEMDDEDCERRRGECLDEMMDLEKQFQELKEKLFRERLNQVKVKLDEVLTGKAGEYREPLAALQNSMQIRTQVAGVYKELCLQVIKHKHECEVQGARQHLESERTLLFDAMKSELLEKIRRLEEDRQNIDLTSEWSDELRGKKCKRKNLLGQSEKKKKVALVSGPFIVYMLRDIDILEDWTAIKKAKAALSPLKKKVEKR from the exons atggaggcagaaggTGAGTCACAGCTTCCCGAGGCCAACGGCGAGGTGGAAGAACCCAGAGAGGATGAAGGAATGAGGGGTGGAGGAGGCCAGGAGACCATGGAGGAAAGTACAGAGGAGAGGGACAGTGACTTGGAAGAgagtgaagaggaagaagaggagagttcag AGATGGATGATGAAGATTgcgagaggaggagaggagaatgTTTAGATGAGATGATGGATCTGGAGAAACAGTTCCAGGAGCTGAAAGAGAA GTTGTTTCGGGAACGGCTAAACCAGGTGAAAGTAAAGCTGGACGAGGTGCTGACGGGGAAGGCTGGAGAATACAGAGAACCACTGGCTGCACTACAGAACAGCATGCAGATACGAACACAAGTGGCTG GAGTGTACAAGGAGCTGTGTCTGCAGGTCATCAAACACAAGCATGAATGTGAAGTACAAGGAGCGAGGCAGCACCTGGAG AGCGAGCGGACGCTGCTGTTTGACGCCATGAAAAGCGAGCTGCTGGAAAAGATCAGGAGGCTGGAGGAGGACAGGCAGAATATAGACCTCACCTCAG AGTGGAGCGATGAGCTGAGGGGCAAGAAATGTAAAAGAAAGAACCTGCTGGGTCAgtctgagaagaaaaagaaagtagcTCTGGTTTCAG GGCCTTTCATCGTCTACATGTTGAGAGACATCGACATCCTTGAAGACTGGACTGCGATCAAGAAG GCAAAAGCAGCGCTGTCGCCGCTAAAAAAGAAAGTTGAAA AGCGGTGA